The region GTTTATTTAGAGGGAAGTATTCCAGAGGCAATGGTAATGGTTAATGATTTGAGAGAGAATTATAGTATTTTCTTATCAATTGTAGTTTATCCTGTTATCCCTAAAGGAATTATCTTATTGAGAATGATTCCTACAGCTACTCACGTTAAAGAGGATATTGATGAGACTCTTAAGGCTTATGAAGATATTCGTGAAAAATTAGAAAATGGAACGTATAAGCAGATTGCAGAAGCAACTACTGTGGATGTATCTTAAGGCAAATACAGTTAATACATAGATAAAGAAAAGGAACCTAATGTTAGGTTCCTTTTTTTTGTCTTTAAATTTCTATAAATGTAATTAGAGTATATTATTTAGTACTTCTTGATAATTTATACCCAATGTATATCAACGGTATTGTTCCTGTCATTACGAGTACTGTAGTGTATAATGCATCAGCTGTAAATAGAGAGACAATAGAGCTAGCAATAAAACATAGGCCTAATTGGATTGTGTTTTGTAATCCTGCTGCTTTACCAGAGTTATTAGGATATAATTTTAACGCTTCTGACACTACTATAGGGTAACATGCACCATTGACAAAAGCCATTAAACAAAATGGTATTAATAATGTAGTTAAAGTTGGAGCTGTGAATATTGCTAATGCCGTAAGTGAACCTACAGCTATAATGTATAAAGCTATAAAATAAGGCATTAATACATTTCCTTCTACTTTAGATGATAATGTTCTGTATCCAAAACCTCCTATCAAAAAGGCTATTGTCTGGGGAACAAAACTAAAGCCTATTTCACTTTCACTATACCCCATTTCTTTTAAGAAGAAAGGTGAACCTGTCAACCAAGCAAAGAATGCTGCTGAACAAAGTGCGTAAATCAATACATTTCCTAGGTATTTTTTTGACTTTAATAAGGAGAAGTATGATGCACTCTGTGGTTTTGCTTCATGTTCTTTAATTTCTTTTTTTTCTTCTTTTATGGTGAATGTATAAAGGATTAGCAATACTGAGATAATGGCTAGTGTAATAAAGATAGATCTCCATCCGAAGTGATTAAGTAAGTAGACACCTAGTAGTGGAGCTAAAGCAGGTGATAACGCTACTAAAGGCATAATAGATGCAAACACTTTGTTGGTTTGATCTGAGGGGTATTTTTCTATTACTAAGGCTTGCCAGCTAACTGCTGCTGCACATACACCTATCGCTTGTATAAGGCGTAAAAATATAAATGCAGTAACACTTTCTGTGAAATATATGGCAAGTGAAGATAGAGTAAATATACTTAATCCTATGATGATAGTTTTAGGCTTACCTAGTTTGTCAGAGATTGGTCCCCACATTAATTGTGCTATAGCATATCCTGCTAAGAATAAACTTAATGTTGCACTAATGTTACTTTTGGAAGTATTTAGATCAATACGCATTTTGTCAAATGCTGGAAGATACATGTCAGTAGCGAGAAAACCAATAATACTCAATCCTACAAGGTATATTAAAAAGACAAAACTATTCTTGTTATTTTGTGGCATATATTTAAAAATTTTAGAATCGGCAAAAGTACGCTAATTATATAAGCCTGATAGGAAATACGATTGTTTGTTTTTATAGAATGTATAGAGAACTATAATAGTAAAAGCTAGATAGAATATATGTTATTAAAAATAAGGTTGTTGTGTATAAAAATAAGGATTGTATTAAAAAGACAATCCTTATTTTATCCAATTTTTAGCATCATTCGCTATGTTTTGTATGTCTTGTAAGAACATTGAGGTGTGATATCCGTCTGCTATTGCGTGATTGATATAGACAGATAGGGGAATGAATAGCTTTTCGTGTTCTGTATAATATTTGCCAAAGCGAATAATCGGTTTGAGAAAATCAGAATCATGCGAAGTATCTTGGCTGATGCTATCAAAGCTAATCCAAGGAACACAAGAGATAGGGACGAAATTAGCAGGTAGACCAGCTTTTATCTTTATTCCTTTTACATCCTTGTACTTTTCTATATCATTAATAATGTTTTGATGAAATGTTCTAAAGTCTTCGTTGTAATCACTCCACAAGTCAGAAAATGTTTTGTCATCTTCATGGAATAAGGTAAACTGAGGAGTCAAATAATTCCAAGTGCCAAGTTTGCCATTGTGAATACTAGTACGCAATTCTTCACTATTGTTTAGTGCCTTCATTACTACATACAGAAATGTAGGAAAGAACTTATATCCTTTGTTCTTATATATAGCAACGATATCTGTGATATCAATCTTTATGCTAACTGTATATTTTGTCTTTAGGATATTTCGGTAATACTCATAATAAGGAGTACGAGACCAGGTTTCTAAATCAACAGGAGTGAAGGTTGCGATAGTATCCATAGGTAACTATTTTACATAGAATGGTTCTGCTTGATTGTAGAAATAATCACTGAAGTTTCCATTCTTTTCTAACTTTATAATATCTATATATTCCTCTTTAGCTAAGTGTGGTTTACATAGTTCTGATATAATATCTGCCACTTCTTTAAAGTTAGCTAATTCTATCTCACTCTCGATAGCAAAAATATAATGAGGTTCTTTATCTAGTATTTCATTAAAAGTCCATCCAATGTAAGCTGATTTTATCAAATCGTTTTTAGAGAATATTTCTTTTAATTCTTCGATTAATGCTTTAGGTTCTGTTTCTGGTTTACCTATTTGTACATTCATTTGTGCTTTTAAGATAGGGCTGTTTAGGGTATTAAATATACTGCCATTTAACATTTCGGCTATCTCTTCTACAACAAGTTCTTTGTACACTTTAGAGAAAGGGTTTACGATAATACTAGCGCCTAAAGTCATTTCTAAGAATGCTCTACTAGGGACTTTCATATAATCCATTTCTTCATGTATAGCTCCACCGTCATAAATTCGATCTGGATGAGTGAAAACAGGAATGCGATTATTCTCAAAAGCTATAATTGCAGGAGGATTATTATCGTCAAAATTATTATTTCCAGAAGGGTCTTTTTCTACAAGTACATAGATTTGATCTTTTAAGAAACGATTGTAAAATACAATTCTGTACTCAGGATTAGTACCTGCTAGCTCTATGATTTGAGCTAAAGTTAGATTTGTGTTTAATTTGGTACTTGTATTCTTATTGCGATTGTAATTCGACATTATCTAAAGGTATTTTTATTCAAAGATAGAGGATTTAATCATATTCCTTTGATTTGTTTGTACGAAATTGGCGGGAAATTGATAAAAAGAAGGCAGCTAAAAGCTGCCTTAATGTATTATTTAAAGTAAGAAAATGTTTCGTTATTCTCTATTTTAAGAAGTGTTTCGTAGATAAGCTTGATTGTATTTTCTACATCATCTCTATGTACCATCTCTACTGTAGTGTGCATATACCTCAGTGGTAATGAGATTAGAGCAGAAGCTACTCCTCCATTGCTATAGGCAAATGCATCAGTATCTGTACCAGTCACGCGTGACATTGCATTGCGTTGGTATGGGATGTTATTAAGATCAGCAGTATCTTCAATTAATTCTCTTAAGTTATTCTGAATAGCAGGAGCATATCCTATTACAGGACCTCTACCGATCTTATTATCACCTTCTATGTTTTTGTCTACCATAGGAGTGTTAGAATCGTGACATACATCAGTAACTATAGCGACATTAGGTTTGATTGTTTGTGTGATCATTTCGGCCCCTCTTAGTCCCACTTCTTCTTGTACAGCGTTTACGATATAAAGACCGAAAGGAAGTGTTTTGTTATTTTCCTTTAATAGACGTGCTACCTGTGCGATCATAAATCCACCCATTCTGTTGTCAATAGCTCGACATACGAATCTATTTCCATTTAAGATAGTGAAGGTATCAGGATAGGTGATTACACATCCTACTTGTACACCTAGTGCTATTACCTCTGCTTTAGTATCACATCCTAGATCGATAAAGTTAGTCTCTATTTTAGGTGATTCTTCTTTGCCAGCCCTATTTCTAATGTGGATAGCTGGCCATCCGAATACTCCTTCTATGATTCCTTTTTTAGTATGGATATGTACTCTTTTAGAAGGGGCAATCATGTGATCACTACCACCATTTCTAACGACATGAATAAAACCATCGTCAGTAATATACTTAACATACCAAGAGATTTCATCAGCGTGTCCTTCGATAACGACTTTATAAGGAGCATCAGGATTAATGATTCCTACTGCAGTACCATAAGTGTCAGTGAAAAAGCTATCTACATATGGTTTTAGGTATTCCATCCACGTCTTTTGATTATTTGACTCAAAACCTGTAGGAGAGGCATTGTTTAAATATGTTTCTAAAAACGCTAGTGAATTGTCATCTAAGATTGTCTTTGTATTCATGAATTTATTTTTTTGCTAATTTACCCAATACATTATTATTACTCAACAAAAAGAGATAATTTTGATGTATATTTTAAAGTTATGAAAAAGCTTTTGTTGTTTGGGTTTATTATAGTGAATCAGTTGCTAATAGCACAAGAGAAAGAGCTAGTGCCC is a window of Myroides oncorhynchi DNA encoding:
- a CDS encoding CatA-like O-acetyltransferase; the protein is MDTIATFTPVDLETWSRTPYYEYYRNILKTKYTVSIKIDITDIVAIYKNKGYKFFPTFLYVVMKALNNSEELRTSIHNGKLGTWNYLTPQFTLFHEDDKTFSDLWSDYNEDFRTFHQNIINDIEKYKDVKGIKIKAGLPANFVPISCVPWISFDSISQDTSHDSDFLKPIIRFGKYYTEHEKLFIPLSVYINHAIADGYHTSMFLQDIQNIANDAKNWIK
- a CDS encoding M42 family metallopeptidase, whose amino-acid sequence is MNTKTILDDNSLAFLETYLNNASPTGFESNNQKTWMEYLKPYVDSFFTDTYGTAVGIINPDAPYKVVIEGHADEISWYVKYITDDGFIHVVRNGGSDHMIAPSKRVHIHTKKGIIEGVFGWPAIHIRNRAGKEESPKIETNFIDLGCDTKAEVIALGVQVGCVITYPDTFTILNGNRFVCRAIDNRMGGFMIAQVARLLKENNKTLPFGLYIVNAVQEEVGLRGAEMITQTIKPNVAIVTDVCHDSNTPMVDKNIEGDNKIGRGPVIGYAPAIQNNLRELIEDTADLNNIPYQRNAMSRVTGTDTDAFAYSNGGVASALISLPLRYMHTTVEMVHRDDVENTIKLIYETLLKIENNETFSYFK
- the punC gene encoding purine nucleoside transporter PunC; translated protein: MPQNNKNSFVFLIYLVGLSIIGFLATDMYLPAFDKMRIDLNTSKSNISATLSLFLAGYAIAQLMWGPISDKLGKPKTIIIGLSIFTLSSLAIYFTESVTAFIFLRLIQAIGVCAAAVSWQALVIEKYPSDQTNKVFASIMPLVALSPALAPLLGVYLLNHFGWRSIFITLAIISVLLILYTFTIKEEKKEIKEHEAKPQSASYFSLLKSKKYLGNVLIYALCSAAFFAWLTGSPFFLKEMGYSESEIGFSFVPQTIAFLIGGFGYRTLSSKVEGNVLMPYFIALYIIAVGSLTALAIFTAPTLTTLLIPFCLMAFVNGACYPIVVSEALKLYPNNSGKAAGLQNTIQLGLCFIASSIVSLFTADALYTTVLVMTGTIPLIYIGYKLSRSTK
- a CDS encoding enhanced serine sensitivity protein SseB, which gives rise to MSNYNRNKNTSTKLNTNLTLAQIIELAGTNPEYRIVFYNRFLKDQIYVLVEKDPSGNNNFDDNNPPAIIAFENNRIPVFTHPDRIYDGGAIHEEMDYMKVPSRAFLEMTLGASIIVNPFSKVYKELVVEEIAEMLNGSIFNTLNSPILKAQMNVQIGKPETEPKALIEELKEIFSKNDLIKSAYIGWTFNEILDKEPHYIFAIESEIELANFKEVADIISELCKPHLAKEEYIDIIKLEKNGNFSDYFYNQAEPFYVK